In one window of Rhodoglobus vestalii DNA:
- a CDS encoding tyrosine-type recombinase/integrase has translation MSTAVSRVFPVRVSGPLASFAVGFKEFLAESGYTPLSAAVQLRLMAHVSRWLEAEHFDVRDLNAQPAEEFLLARREAGYTGLRTSEAMVPLFGFLRTSGVVPPLVSVLPSSAIEVLLASFNRYLLSERVLAPSTAAAYVARVDRFLADCASDGDVSRLSAADVTRAVLEETVTRKVGSVQFFVVAVRAFLKFCSLEGLIDLDLSAAAPSITGRRSHVLPQGIKPEDAIALLVSCDRSQIIGRRDHAVLLILLRLGLRAIEVARLRLDDIDWRAGQMVIRGNGECEESLPLPAEVGESVAGYLHNGRPISGSREVFLTVCAPLVALKRSSVSLIVRRACLRAGIAPMGAHRLRHALACDMVAAGASLPEIGQVLRHRHLSSTAIYAKTDIVQLRSLALPWPGGEWL, from the coding sequence ATGAGCACAGCTGTTAGTAGGGTTTTTCCGGTCCGTGTTTCGGGGCCGTTGGCTTCGTTCGCGGTCGGGTTTAAGGAGTTCTTGGCTGAATCGGGCTACACGCCATTGTCGGCGGCTGTCCAGCTGAGGTTGATGGCTCACGTGAGCCGTTGGCTTGAGGCCGAGCACTTTGATGTCCGCGACTTGAACGCGCAGCCGGCCGAGGAGTTTTTGCTTGCCCGGCGAGAAGCTGGCTATACCGGATTGCGAACGAGTGAGGCGATGGTGCCGCTTTTTGGTTTTCTTCGCACCAGTGGAGTGGTGCCACCATTAGTTTCCGTGCTGCCGAGCTCGGCGATCGAGGTGCTGCTTGCCTCGTTCAACCGTTATCTGCTCAGCGAACGTGTTTTGGCCCCCTCTACTGCCGCCGCGTATGTTGCCAGGGTTGATCGTTTCCTGGCCGATTGCGCCTCGGATGGTGATGTGAGTCGACTTTCGGCAGCCGATGTGACTCGTGCTGTGCTTGAGGAAACCGTCACCCGGAAAGTGGGGTCGGTGCAGTTCTTCGTGGTTGCCGTGCGGGCGTTCTTGAAATTCTGTTCCTTGGAGGGACTGATCGACCTGGATCTGTCGGCGGCGGCGCCGTCGATAACGGGACGTCGCAGCCACGTGTTACCGCAAGGGATCAAGCCCGAAGATGCTATTGCTTTGTTGGTCTCGTGTGACCGTAGCCAGATAATCGGAAGGCGTGATCATGCGGTGTTGCTGATATTGCTTCGGCTGGGGCTTCGGGCTATTGAGGTTGCCCGGTTGAGGTTGGATGATATCGACTGGCGTGCGGGGCAGATGGTGATTCGGGGCAATGGTGAGTGTGAAGAATCGTTGCCGTTACCGGCCGAGGTCGGGGAGTCTGTGGCCGGCTACTTACACAATGGGCGGCCCATCAGCGGCAGCCGGGAAGTGTTTTTGACTGTCTGTGCTCCGCTGGTAGCGCTGAAACGTAGTTCGGTGTCGTTGATCGTTCGACGCGCTTGCCTCCGTGCGGGGATCGCGCCGATGGGTGCTCACCGGCTGCGTCATGCGTTGGCTTGCGACATGGTGGCAGCGGGTGCGTCGCTGCCGGAAATCGGTCAGGTGCTGCGGCATCGCCATCTGTCATCGACAGCCATTTACGCTAAAACCGACATTGTCCAGCTCCGCAGCCTCGCGCTGCCGTGGCCGGGCGGTGAGTGGCTATGA
- a CDS encoding ABC transporter permease produces MLSFAIKRGLSAILVLFTVITVIFTVTHLIPSDPARVAAGLTATPEQIEQTKIALGLDRPFFEQYLDYLGGLLRGDFGVSYTSQQNMGPVLALAIPATLELVIYSFLIYIVLGIGAGILWAATAGTWIASVLRGLVSLCSGVPVFWMAIVLQIWLAGALGWFPINGRLEIATQRPAHVTGLYLVDTLLAGQGDIFVEAAHHLVLPVLTLVIWMFALAARLTQKSIMNELVAPYVLTAEGKGAKPSRVLFAHVLRNALNPIITVVGMQFGWLLGGTVLVEVVFSWPGLGTYMYSALKNFDFPVVTAVAIVVTLGFVIVNTLIDFIYPILDPRVRQV; encoded by the coding sequence GTGTTGAGTTTCGCAATAAAGAGGGGCTTATCAGCCATACTGGTACTTTTTACGGTCATCACCGTGATCTTTACCGTCACCCACCTCATCCCCTCCGATCCAGCTCGGGTTGCAGCGGGTCTTACGGCCACACCCGAGCAAATCGAACAGACAAAAATTGCACTTGGTCTTGATCGGCCGTTCTTCGAGCAATACTTGGATTACTTGGGAGGGTTACTGCGGGGAGATTTTGGCGTCTCTTACACGTCACAACAGAACATGGGACCTGTTTTGGCATTAGCCATTCCCGCTACGTTGGAGCTCGTTATATATTCATTCCTTATATATATCGTCTTGGGAATCGGAGCCGGCATACTGTGGGCGGCAACTGCCGGCACATGGATCGCTTCGGTGCTGCGTGGCTTGGTAAGCTTGTGTTCTGGAGTCCCGGTATTCTGGATGGCGATAGTGCTACAAATCTGGTTAGCGGGGGCACTGGGGTGGTTTCCAATAAATGGGCGTCTCGAAATAGCCACGCAGCGCCCTGCACACGTCACTGGTCTATATCTCGTCGATACATTGCTGGCCGGCCAAGGTGATATTTTCGTCGAAGCGGCCCATCATTTAGTGCTTCCGGTGCTCACCTTGGTGATCTGGATGTTCGCTCTAGCTGCCAGGTTGACGCAAAAGTCGATTATGAATGAGCTTGTTGCGCCGTATGTGCTCACGGCCGAAGGCAAGGGTGCCAAACCTTCACGGGTGTTGTTCGCGCACGTTCTCCGCAACGCCTTGAATCCAATCATAACGGTTGTTGGCATGCAGTTCGGATGGTTGCTAGGAGGAACTGTCCTAGTTGAGGTCGTTTTTAGTTGGCCGGGTCTGGGTACATATATGTACTCGGCCCTTAAAAACTTCGATTTTCCTGTTGTGACGGCAGTGGCAATTGTAGTCACCCTTGGATTTGTCATTGTGAACACCCTGATTGACTTTATTTATCCGATACTAGACCCGAGGGTGAGGCAGGTGTAG
- a CDS encoding tyrosine-type recombinase/integrase — protein sequence MSELAANVDDYLRLRRGLGFTLAFEGVVLPQLVEYLEAAGATSVTAELAIAWAQLPQGVAPISWSHRLGAVRGFARYMTTVDASTQVPPAGVFGGQTPRPKPYLWSERDIRALLKAARELQSPFRAATYESFLGLLAVSGLRSGEAMSLLAGDIDLDAGVITVSQAKFGRARLIPLHSSTVTKLRSYTQHRDGLHPRSRSKTFF from the coding sequence ATGAGCGAGCTGGCCGCCAATGTTGATGATTACCTTCGCTTGCGGCGCGGGTTGGGCTTCACGCTCGCCTTCGAGGGTGTGGTGTTGCCGCAGCTCGTTGAGTATCTTGAGGCGGCGGGGGCTACCTCGGTGACGGCCGAGTTGGCTATTGCCTGGGCGCAACTGCCTCAGGGGGTTGCGCCCATATCGTGGTCACATCGGCTCGGCGCGGTTCGCGGATTCGCCCGCTATATGACGACGGTCGATGCGAGCACGCAGGTGCCTCCGGCCGGGGTGTTCGGGGGCCAAACTCCACGACCAAAACCTTATTTGTGGTCGGAACGGGACATCAGGGCTCTGTTGAAAGCGGCCCGGGAACTCCAGTCACCGTTTCGTGCAGCTACCTACGAGAGCTTCTTGGGTCTGCTGGCAGTTTCTGGTCTGCGAAGCGGTGAAGCCATGAGTTTGCTGGCAGGCGACATTGACCTTGATGCCGGGGTGATCACCGTCAGTCAGGCGAAGTTCGGTCGCGCACGACTGATCCCGTTGCACTCCAGCACCGTGACGAAGCTGCGCTCCTACACCCAACATCGTGATGGATTGCATCCACGATCGCGATCGAAAACCTTTTTTTGA
- a CDS encoding ABC transporter ATP-binding protein, with protein MVDIHTAGFVYYCDCRDVIVRKRLDRKATLVKLLPSDSDIGSPKDSAQNMQDIVLSVNNLTIGYSSGQEVLRACRDVSFEVVSGETLGIVGESGSGKSSLLMALARLLPPNGEIVGGSVSLSGVGDLFELSSEQMRRVRGSTIGYVPQQPMSAFNPTMKVGRQVAEPLKIHNRLSYRESLPRVLQALNGMGLSDATRVANAFPHELSGGMLQRAMLAQATITNPRILLADEPTSALDVTVQRQIIELLKEVSLEHNLSTIIVSHDLEVVSRIADKILVMYGGRMEEHGPRDNVLQDPKHPYSHALLASRLTADQERKAPLPALTGFPLDLRGVDREAGCPFRSRCSRVIPICEVEFPRTTSGATEFACHNPMGSS; from the coding sequence GTGGTGGATATCCACACTGCCGGGTTTGTTTATTATTGCGATTGTCGTGACGTCATTGTTCGCAAGCGACTGGATCGAAAGGCGACTCTCGTGAAACTGCTCCCTTCGGACTCGGACATCGGTTCTCCCAAAGATTCTGCGCAAAACATGCAGGACATCGTACTTAGCGTAAACAATCTAACGATCGGGTATTCCTCTGGACAAGAAGTGCTCCGCGCTTGTCGTGATGTCAGCTTCGAAGTTGTTTCTGGAGAAACGCTCGGAATAGTCGGAGAGTCTGGAAGTGGAAAGTCATCTCTGCTAATGGCGCTTGCTCGGTTGCTGCCTCCAAACGGTGAAATTGTGGGTGGAAGCGTTTCACTAAGCGGTGTTGGTGACTTGTTCGAATTGTCATCCGAGCAGATGAGGCGAGTCCGGGGTTCCACAATCGGTTATGTACCCCAACAACCAATGTCGGCATTTAACCCGACGATGAAAGTCGGTCGCCAAGTTGCCGAGCCGTTGAAAATCCACAACAGGCTCAGCTATAGAGAATCGCTCCCTCGCGTACTTCAAGCGCTGAATGGCATGGGATTGAGTGATGCCACTCGAGTCGCTAACGCCTTCCCTCACGAGTTGAGCGGCGGAATGCTTCAGAGAGCAATGCTTGCACAAGCTACGATTACAAACCCGCGAATTCTGTTGGCGGACGAACCGACCTCAGCGCTCGATGTCACGGTTCAAAGACAGATTATCGAGTTGTTAAAGGAAGTCAGCCTTGAACACAACCTTTCCACAATTATAGTAAGCCACGACCTTGAGGTTGTCAGCAGAATCGCTGACAAAATCTTGGTAATGTACGGTGGGCGGATGGAAGAACACGGTCCGCGTGACAATGTATTACAGGATCCGAAGCACCCGTATTCTCATGCGCTGTTGGCCAGTAGGTTAACAGCGGATCAGGAAAGGAAGGCGCCGCTGCCCGCGCTTACTGGTTTTCCGCTCGACCTACGAGGTGTCGATCGGGAAGCCGGCTGCCCTTTTCGGTCCAGATGTTCGCGCGTGATCCCGATTTGCGAAGTGGAGTTTCCACGCACCACATCAGGAGCAACAGAATTTGCCTGCCATAATCCAATGGGGTCTTCATGA
- a CDS encoding ABC transporter substrate-binding protein: MASFSSSTGNPDKGFAQRFRVISSIIASTISLMLVLSGCTPASVGSNEPDAEIPVVYMSAIITTNTDPAIGIDAQNLMFYRNVYEGLLEYAPGTTDLRPALAESYTVSEDGLEYTFILRDDVRFHGGAEFNADSVVASFDRMKGIGQGPAKYLTRIAKWEAVNPETVKITLNEPYSFFPGTLPWLPIVSPAAVQEHSTDDDPFATKWFSTNSDGTGPYMLDNFVPLDRLDLSAFPDYWQDFTAGVPTKVTFTEVKDTATRLELLAKGTVTFSDGGTAFAPADLTLTQKAEGISNIVQPGLSLRNIVLNTTKEGPMTDPNFRKAMILSFPYDDFLDYYEGWGDSTNGPLPPGMAGYNDQLPDFEQNLDEAEKIFEKGGWANSGVTLNMVSVEGAPFQQFAATILKDALGKFGITMNSVVLTWAQIPPLMADTNTAFDLAFLNIGANTDDPTDMFEVPFGSTNTAATGGYNWSNIQDPAIDSLIEKARNTQDEDERQSVIDELTAKVLSYNSVIYTIAPQDVNPVLAGWEDSKYDVIFGLTTVRLFYTKEIVR, encoded by the coding sequence GTGGCTAGTTTCTCGAGTAGCACGGGCAATCCCGATAAGGGGTTTGCCCAAAGGTTTCGAGTGATTTCAAGCATCATCGCCAGCACGATTTCCCTGATGCTGGTTCTTTCAGGTTGCACGCCAGCATCGGTCGGCTCCAATGAGCCCGATGCTGAAATCCCGGTGGTATATATGAGCGCGATCATCACCACTAACACTGATCCAGCGATCGGCATAGATGCGCAAAACCTAATGTTCTACCGAAATGTCTATGAGGGCCTCTTGGAGTATGCCCCGGGGACGACCGATCTACGTCCCGCTCTCGCGGAGTCTTACACTGTCAGCGAAGATGGGTTGGAATACACTTTTATCCTGCGTGACGATGTGCGCTTTCACGGTGGGGCAGAATTTAATGCAGATTCCGTAGTAGCGAGCTTCGATCGCATGAAGGGAATTGGGCAGGGACCTGCGAAGTACCTTACGCGGATTGCAAAATGGGAAGCAGTGAACCCTGAGACAGTAAAAATCACTCTTAATGAACCATATTCATTCTTTCCGGGGACTCTACCGTGGCTGCCGATTGTCAGTCCTGCCGCGGTTCAAGAACACTCGACCGATGATGACCCGTTTGCTACAAAATGGTTCTCCACTAATTCTGACGGCACGGGACCGTATATGCTCGACAATTTTGTTCCCCTTGACCGGTTAGATCTTTCGGCCTTCCCTGACTACTGGCAGGACTTTACGGCGGGAGTCCCAACAAAAGTGACTTTTACTGAGGTAAAAGATACAGCGACTCGGTTAGAGCTGCTCGCCAAGGGAACAGTGACGTTCTCGGACGGTGGTACTGCATTTGCCCCTGCGGACCTCACACTTACTCAGAAGGCCGAGGGAATCAGCAATATTGTTCAGCCGGGACTCTCATTGCGTAATATAGTTCTCAATACCACTAAAGAGGGTCCGATGACCGATCCCAATTTCCGAAAGGCCATGATTCTCAGCTTCCCGTATGACGATTTCCTTGACTACTATGAGGGTTGGGGCGATAGCACAAACGGACCGCTTCCTCCAGGGATGGCTGGCTACAACGACCAGCTTCCTGACTTCGAGCAGAACTTGGATGAAGCCGAAAAGATCTTCGAAAAGGGCGGCTGGGCAAACAGCGGTGTCACCCTGAACATGGTCTCCGTAGAGGGTGCCCCGTTCCAACAGTTTGCGGCCACAATCCTAAAAGATGCACTAGGCAAATTCGGCATAACTATGAATTCGGTTGTGCTAACGTGGGCCCAGATTCCGCCCCTGATGGCAGATACGAATACGGCATTTGATCTTGCGTTCCTGAATATTGGCGCGAACACAGATGATCCAACGGACATGTTTGAAGTGCCGTTTGGTTCGACCAATACTGCTGCTACAGGCGGATACAATTGGTCGAATATTCAGGACCCAGCGATCGACTCGCTTATAGAAAAGGCACGCAATACTCAGGATGAGGACGAGCGTCAATCGGTAATCGATGAGCTCACTGCTAAGGTATTGTCTTACAATTCCGTGATTTACACGATCGCACCGCAGGATGTTAATCCGGTGCTTGCAGGTTGGGAGGACTCAAAATACGATGTGATCTTCGGGCTAACTACTGTGCGACTCTTTTACACAAAAGAAATAGTGAGATAG
- a CDS encoding ABC transporter ATP-binding protein produces the protein MTLSVLNVCKKYPRLRGRSKSEGTIAVVDVSFTLEPGKTIGVIGESGSGKSTLGRMVLNLETPTGGEILLDGVNTKKMDAQRVIDFRKAVQPVFQDPRSGLNWKHSIAHIIAEPLMNARYNRKAIAARSLELLDQVRLTPQVLKRKPRELSGGMLQRIAIARALALNPRYLVCDEILSALDVSIQAGVVNLLLDLQRERDLSMLFISHDLEIVRHMSDDVIVLHGGVVVEQGSAVEIYKHPKAEYTKYLLGS, from the coding sequence ATGACGTTATCTGTATTGAATGTTTGTAAGAAGTACCCTAGGTTACGGGGCAGGTCTAAAAGCGAAGGGACGATCGCGGTAGTTGACGTATCGTTCACATTAGAACCTGGAAAGACGATAGGCGTAATTGGCGAGAGCGGGTCCGGGAAAAGCACGCTCGGAAGAATGGTTCTTAATCTTGAGACGCCGACGGGGGGGGAAATCCTTCTTGACGGCGTGAACACGAAGAAGATGGATGCACAGCGTGTCATAGACTTCCGCAAAGCGGTACAGCCAGTCTTTCAAGACCCACGCTCCGGCTTGAACTGGAAGCATTCGATTGCTCACATAATTGCTGAACCATTGATGAACGCAAGATACAACCGAAAGGCTATTGCGGCTCGGTCGTTAGAATTGCTGGATCAGGTACGACTGACACCGCAAGTTCTAAAACGCAAGCCGCGAGAATTGAGTGGAGGAATGCTTCAGCGAATCGCCATTGCGAGGGCTCTCGCGTTGAATCCTCGCTACCTAGTGTGTGACGAAATTTTGTCCGCGCTGGATGTATCGATTCAAGCCGGAGTCGTGAACTTGCTTCTGGATTTGCAACGCGAGCGCGATTTGTCGATGCTCTTCATCTCACATGATCTTGAGATCGTCAGGCACATGAGCGACGATGTCATAGTCCTGCACGGCGGTGTAGTGGTCGAACAAGGCTCCGCGGTCGAGATCTACAAACATCCGAAGGCAGAATATACGAAGTATTTACTTGGCTCTTAA
- a CDS encoding ABC transporter permease, producing MTLTRLNTHTKTRLVEILKRISGDAPIIVVVFWGLLVAFPWLVTPLDPLRLDVGSAVLPPSADHWFGTDQYGRDVFSRCIYGLRTSLGAALFVAVLATSFGIFVGGVAGLGVRWLDSLLMRTTDIFLAFPYLILAIALSAAIGPGIWTAILVLSLLWWPSYARMVRGQVLSLRESSFVLGATAVMTPWWKILFRHLVPHMLPQLSARFSLEVGGIVIALTSLGFLGLGAQPPGPELGVIIAEGREYILTAWWISTLPGLFIIAIVVTSLFASDWIERRLS from the coding sequence ATGACTTTGACGCGATTGAACACCCACACGAAGACTCGTTTGGTCGAGATACTGAAGCGCATCTCTGGTGACGCTCCGATTATTGTCGTCGTTTTTTGGGGATTGTTGGTGGCTTTCCCGTGGCTTGTAACACCCCTTGACCCATTGCGGCTAGACGTAGGGAGTGCGGTGTTGCCCCCGAGCGCTGATCATTGGTTCGGAACCGATCAGTATGGTAGAGATGTTTTCAGCAGATGTATTTACGGGCTCCGTACTTCATTGGGCGCAGCTCTGTTTGTGGCGGTTCTGGCAACTAGCTTCGGTATATTTGTGGGTGGGGTCGCGGGTTTAGGAGTGCGTTGGCTTGACTCGTTGCTTATGCGAACCACTGACATATTTCTTGCCTTCCCATATCTCATCCTAGCCATCGCCCTGTCGGCGGCAATCGGACCCGGCATTTGGACTGCGATTCTGGTCCTCAGCTTATTGTGGTGGCCGTCCTATGCGCGCATGGTTCGAGGACAGGTGCTGAGCCTCCGAGAGTCTTCGTTTGTATTAGGTGCGACTGCCGTCATGACACCATGGTGGAAAATCCTATTTCGACACCTAGTTCCACACATGCTGCCGCAGCTCAGTGCACGTTTTTCTCTTGAAGTTGGAGGCATAGTAATCGCGCTCACGAGCTTGGGCTTCCTTGGTCTTGGTGCTCAACCACCGGGACCAGAGTTGGGCGTAATTATTGCAGAAGGTCGAGAATATATTCTTACTGCGTGGTGGATATCCACACTGCCGGGTTTGTTTATTATTGCGATTGTCGTGACGTCATTGTTCGCAAGCGACTGGATCGAAAGGCGACTCTCGTGA